In Dyadobacter sp. NIV53, a single window of DNA contains:
- the nagA gene encoding N-acetylglucosamine-6-phosphate deacetylase, translating into MGKLKIINGTIITPYRYIRNGTVLVENGIIVGLQEGNADFPDAVVIDAGGKYISPGFIDIHIHGGGGYDFMDGTEEAFLKIAELHARYGTTAMVPTTLTSEKEDLLKTLDIYESVKKKNLKGSQFLGMHLEGPYFAVSQRGAQNPRYIRNPDPNEYEEILAYSSSIVRWSAAPELPGAIPFGKRLREEGILAAVAHTDAIYEEVLEAYENGYSLATHLYSAMSGVTRKNAFRFAGTIESAFLLDMDVEIIADGVHLPAPLLKLIYKIKGADRIALITDAMRAAGMPEGESVLGPLKTGLKVIVEDGVAKLPDRTSFAGSVSTADRLVRNMVKMADVSLLDAVRMMSITPARIMGADNRKGSLIAGKDADIAIFDENINIEKTIIGGRVVYDSLSPE; encoded by the coding sequence ATGGGGAAACTGAAAATTATCAACGGGACCATCATTACACCTTATCGTTACATCCGTAACGGGACTGTACTGGTTGAAAATGGAATTATCGTTGGTCTACAGGAAGGTAATGCCGATTTTCCGGACGCGGTAGTAATTGATGCCGGCGGAAAATATATTTCTCCGGGCTTTATTGATATACATATTCACGGTGGCGGCGGTTATGATTTTATGGACGGTACTGAGGAAGCTTTTCTGAAAATTGCTGAATTACATGCCAGATACGGAACAACCGCTATGGTTCCAACCACGCTTACGAGTGAAAAAGAAGATTTGCTAAAAACCCTGGATATTTACGAATCTGTAAAAAAGAAGAATCTGAAAGGATCACAGTTTTTGGGAATGCATCTGGAAGGGCCGTACTTCGCTGTAAGTCAGCGCGGTGCACAGAACCCCCGTTATATCCGTAATCCTGATCCGAACGAATACGAAGAGATACTGGCATATTCTTCGTCCATTGTGCGATGGAGCGCAGCACCTGAACTTCCCGGTGCTATACCATTTGGAAAGCGTTTACGAGAAGAAGGAATATTGGCCGCGGTTGCTCATACAGACGCAATTTATGAAGAAGTACTGGAAGCATATGAAAATGGCTATTCTCTGGCAACGCATTTATATTCAGCCATGTCAGGTGTGACCCGGAAAAATGCTTTTCGTTTTGCCGGAACTATTGAAAGTGCTTTTTTACTGGATATGGATGTAGAAATTATCGCTGATGGTGTTCATCTTCCAGCACCATTATTGAAATTGATTTATAAAATTAAAGGCGCTGACCGAATAGCTTTGATCACTGATGCCATGCGTGCAGCCGGAATGCCGGAAGGAGAAAGTGTACTTGGCCCGTTGAAAACAGGATTAAAAGTAATAGTGGAAGACGGCGTTGCCAAGTTACCTGACCGTACGTCATTTGCAGGAAGTGTTTCTACTGCTGACCGGCTGGTTAGAAATATGGTTAAAATGGCGGATGTTTCCCTCCTGGATGCTGTAAGAATGATGAGCATTACACCGGCAAGAATTATGGGAGCCGACAATCGGAAAGGATCTCTGATAGCTGGCAAAGATGCTGATATTGCGATTTTTGACGAAAATATAAATATTGAAAAAACCATCATCGGCGGACGGGTTGTATATGATTCTTTGAGTCCTGAGTAA
- a CDS encoding sugar MFS transporter, protein MKNISSAIKVESLTKRQTTLSIFLIGVMFFIFGFVSWVNSILIPYFKIACELSSFQAYLVAFAFYIAYFVMSVPASYLLKSVGFKKGMMIGFWSMALGAFIFVPAAMSRTYEIFLLGLFMIGIGLAILQTAANPYITILGPKKSAAQRISIMGICNKAAGILSPIIFAAVILRPTDTALFAQLSSMTDLERSMALDELIRRVINPYIGLGIFLFVLGFLVYYSPLPEIDTEHENENLATANAGKTSILQFPHLILGALAIFLHVGTQVIAIDTIIGYANSMGIDLLEAKVFPSYTLFCTICGYLIGITLIPKFISQVNALRFCTILGTIFTLLILFTKGQISFLGHQADISIWFVVLLGLANSLVWAGIWPLALDDLGRFTKLGASIMIMGLCGNAIMPLFYGYFADVYNVKQAYWVLIPCYLYLVFYAVKGHKLRKWGN, encoded by the coding sequence ATGAAAAACATATCCTCAGCAATCAAAGTTGAAAGCCTTACCAAACGGCAGACTACTTTGTCGATCTTTCTGATCGGCGTAATGTTTTTTATTTTTGGCTTTGTTTCCTGGGTTAATTCTATCCTGATTCCCTACTTTAAAATCGCATGCGAACTCAGCAGTTTTCAGGCTTATCTGGTCGCATTTGCCTTTTACATAGCTTACTTTGTGATGTCCGTGCCTGCTTCCTATTTACTAAAATCGGTAGGATTCAAAAAAGGCATGATGATTGGTTTCTGGTCAATGGCTTTGGGCGCATTTATTTTTGTTCCGGCTGCTATGTCCCGCACCTATGAAATTTTCCTTCTGGGGCTTTTTATGATCGGGATAGGATTAGCTATTTTACAGACTGCTGCAAACCCGTACATTACCATTTTAGGACCCAAGAAAAGCGCCGCCCAGCGAATCAGTATCATGGGTATTTGTAATAAGGCTGCCGGAATTTTATCACCAATTATTTTCGCAGCCGTCATTTTGCGCCCGACTGATACCGCACTTTTTGCACAGCTGAGTTCGATGACTGATCTTGAAAGAAGTATGGCGCTGGATGAACTGATCCGACGGGTAATTAATCCATATATCGGACTAGGCATTTTTCTGTTCGTACTTGGCTTTCTTGTTTACTATTCTCCCCTGCCCGAAATTGATACTGAACACGAGAATGAAAACCTGGCAACTGCCAATGCCGGCAAAACCAGTATTTTGCAATTTCCACATTTGATCCTGGGTGCACTGGCAATTTTTTTACACGTTGGTACACAAGTCATTGCCATTGATACTATCATAGGGTATGCCAATTCGATGGGAATAGATCTGCTCGAAGCCAAGGTTTTTCCGTCTTATACGCTCTTTTGTACAATTTGTGGTTATCTGATCGGAATTACGCTTATACCAAAGTTTATCAGCCAGGTCAATGCACTGAGATTCTGCACAATACTGGGAACCATTTTTACGCTGCTGATCCTGTTTACAAAAGGGCAAATAAGTTTTTTAGGTCATCAGGCCGACATTTCAATATGGTTTGTTGTCCTGCTCGGACTTGCCAATTCATTGGTATGGGCCGGAATCTGGCCACTTGCACTGGACGACCTGGGAAGGTTTACTAAGTTAGGCGCATCTATAATGATCATGGGACTGTGCGGAAATGCTATTATGCCTTTGTTTTATGGCTATTTTGCAGATGTGTATAATGTAAAACAGGCTTATTGGGTGCTCATTCCCTGTTATCTGTATCTGGTTTTTTATGCTGTAAAAGGACACAAATTAAGAAAATGGGGAAACTGA
- a CDS encoding Gfo/Idh/MocA family protein — MKNTQNFSNSDSRSDDSRSSDSRRGFIKKSLAGTALFSIGGILPGFSPKSYAKIIGANEKVRVGIMGVNSRGLALAGNYALQPNCEVVSISDVDSRAAEKCITTVESIQKSKPQNIPDFRKALENKDMDALVIAAPDHWHAPAAILASKAGKHVYLEKPCSHNPYEGELLVSAANKYKNVIQMGNQRRSWPNVAAAIKEVHDGMIGRTYFVKGWYTNNRASIGIGKETAVPSWLNYDLWQGPAPRKIYKDNLIHYNWHWLWNWGTGEALNNGTHMLDLMRWGLQVDYPTRVTSSGGRFRYKDDWETPDTQVINIEFGNNTAMTWEGRSCNGRTIEGSSVGVVFYGEKGSLQIGEGNTYNVFDLDNKLVKEVKNDFVIDPRNKMNPSQGLDALHIQNFFEAIKKGTSLNSGIVGGHQSTLLAQLGNIAIRSGETLHIDPSNGHIKNNKEAQKLWKREYEKGWEPTI, encoded by the coding sequence ATGAAAAATACTCAGAACTTCTCAAACAGTGATTCCCGCAGTGACGACTCCCGGAGTAGCGACTCCCGGAGAGGCTTTATAAAAAAATCACTGGCCGGAACAGCACTCTTTTCAATTGGTGGAATTTTGCCTGGTTTTAGTCCGAAAAGTTATGCAAAGATCATTGGGGCCAATGAAAAAGTAAGGGTTGGAATAATGGGTGTTAACAGCCGTGGGCTCGCACTTGCCGGCAATTATGCCTTACAACCGAATTGTGAAGTGGTTTCCATTTCCGACGTAGATTCACGTGCTGCTGAAAAATGTATTACAACCGTAGAAAGTATTCAAAAATCCAAGCCGCAAAATATTCCTGATTTCAGGAAGGCATTGGAAAATAAAGACATGGATGCGCTGGTTATAGCCGCACCAGACCACTGGCATGCACCTGCGGCAATTCTGGCATCCAAAGCGGGCAAACACGTCTATCTTGAAAAGCCATGCAGCCACAATCCATATGAAGGAGAACTGCTCGTTTCGGCTGCAAACAAATATAAGAATGTGATTCAGATGGGTAACCAGCGCCGTTCCTGGCCGAATGTTGCAGCCGCTATTAAAGAAGTGCATGATGGTATGATCGGGCGTACATATTTTGTCAAAGGCTGGTACACCAACAACAGGGCTTCCATCGGGATTGGTAAAGAAACAGCGGTTCCTTCCTGGCTGAACTATGATTTGTGGCAGGGTCCTGCTCCGCGGAAAATTTACAAAGACAATCTGATACATTACAACTGGCACTGGCTCTGGAACTGGGGAACCGGTGAAGCGCTGAATAACGGTACGCACATGCTGGATCTAATGCGCTGGGGATTGCAGGTCGATTATCCCACACGCGTTACTTCGTCGGGTGGAAGGTTCCGCTACAAAGACGATTGGGAAACACCGGATACACAAGTTATCAATATCGAATTCGGCAATAATACTGCCATGACCTGGGAAGGCCGGAGCTGCAATGGAAGAACAATAGAAGGAAGCAGCGTTGGAGTCGTTTTTTATGGAGAAAAAGGTTCTTTACAAATAGGTGAAGGAAATACATACAATGTTTTTGACCTGGACAATAAGCTGGTAAAAGAGGTCAAAAATGATTTTGTGATCGATCCAAGAAATAAAATGAATCCTTCACAGGGGCTTGATGCATTGCATATCCAGAATTTCTTTGAAGCAATAAAAAAAGGAACGTCTCTGAATTCCGGAATAGTTGGCGGACATCAGAGTACATTACTGGCACAATTAGGAAATATTGCAATCAGGTCTGGCGAAACTTTACACATAGACCCGTCCAACGGACATATTAAAAATAATAAGGAAGCTCAAAAATTGTGGAAACGGGAATACGAAAAAGGATGGGAACCAACAATCTAA
- a CDS encoding Gfo/Idh/MocA family protein, protein MNHFNRRKFISAAIAGGVGISLLDSLPSMSNNANGKRVGIIGLDTSHSTAFAKALNSEKPDPVYDGYRVVAAYPYGSKDIESSAKRIPGYIEEVKKSGVEIVSSIQELLTKVDVVMLETNDGRLHLEQALEVFKSGKRMFIDKPVAASLSDTIAIYKAAEKYKIPVFSASSLRYIKGIEAIDKTKVLGADTFSPATLEKTHPDLFWYGVHGVETLYTVMGTGCKSVTRVSTPDTDIVVGMWADGRVGTFRGTRTGKHDYGGTVFTRNGNLILGPYGGYEPLLVDIIAYFKTGKVPVTPEETIEIFAFMEAADESKRQGGKNITLESVMEKAKKR, encoded by the coding sequence ATGAATCATTTCAACAGACGGAAATTTATCAGTGCAGCAATTGCCGGTGGTGTCGGAATCAGTCTGTTGGATAGCCTGCCATCTATGTCCAATAATGCCAACGGTAAAAGAGTTGGCATTATTGGCCTGGATACTTCACATAGTACCGCATTTGCAAAAGCACTTAATTCTGAGAAGCCAGATCCCGTTTATGACGGTTACCGCGTTGTGGCTGCTTATCCGTATGGCAGCAAAGACATCGAATCAAGTGCTAAAAGAATCCCCGGTTATATTGAAGAAGTAAAAAAATCAGGCGTTGAAATTGTTAGTTCTATTCAGGAATTACTCACCAAAGTGGACGTAGTTATGCTGGAAACAAATGATGGCCGTTTGCATTTGGAACAGGCATTGGAAGTTTTCAAATCGGGCAAAAGAATGTTTATCGACAAACCTGTTGCTGCTTCTTTATCTGATACTATCGCCATTTACAAAGCTGCCGAAAAGTATAAAATTCCCGTTTTTTCTGCTTCTTCTCTCCGTTACATCAAAGGAATTGAAGCAATAGATAAAACCAAAGTGCTTGGAGCTGATACGTTCAGCCCGGCGACGCTGGAAAAAACACACCCCGATTTATTCTGGTACGGCGTTCATGGAGTTGAAACATTATATACGGTAATGGGAACAGGCTGCAAAAGTGTGACCAGAGTAAGCACGCCGGATACGGATATTGTAGTAGGCATGTGGGCAGACGGGCGGGTCGGTACATTTCGTGGTACACGCACAGGAAAACACGATTATGGCGGAACAGTTTTCACCCGGAACGGAAATCTGATTCTTGGTCCGTACGGAGGTTACGAACCACTTCTTGTTGATATTATAGCGTATTTCAAAACCGGGAAAGTGCCGGTTACGCCAGAGGAAACAATAGAAATATTTGCCTTTATGGAAGCCGCCGACGAAAGCAAAAGACAAGGCGGTAAAAATATTACACTGGAAAGTGTGATGGAAAAAGCAAAGAAAAGATAA
- a CDS encoding LacI family DNA-binding transcriptional regulator yields the protein MEKDTTYFGVKEIARRANVSIATVDRVIHNRTGVSEATRKKINDIIIELDYQPNILASRLASRKTITFAILIPKVSEETDFWEAPLRGIMRADAEIKKYGVVVQTFLFDLNDKDSFNLQAEQILKAHFNAVMLAPSFIDEAKVFISECNKQKIPYAFIDSSVPGQNNLCYIGPHLFQSGYVGAKLLTYRLRKDYKVLVVNISKEADSYNYLQIEEGFRSYLRDHNQPNEILRIDIHDTDTLSVARELTQLLHGHQDIEAIFVTNSRVSAVASFLKNSKRTDISLIGYDFLKENINYLNEGYIDFLICHKPEEQGYRGLMALYQTLVLGSPVEKVHLMPIDIITKENQAFYQN from the coding sequence ATGGAAAAAGACACTACCTATTTTGGTGTAAAAGAGATTGCACGCAGAGCCAATGTATCTATTGCCACCGTTGACCGCGTAATACATAACCGAACAGGCGTTTCGGAAGCAACCCGAAAAAAAATCAATGATATTATTATTGAACTTGATTACCAGCCCAACATACTAGCCAGCAGGCTTGCATCCCGCAAGACGATAACTTTTGCCATACTGATTCCCAAAGTTTCAGAAGAAACCGATTTTTGGGAGGCGCCTTTGCGTGGTATTATGCGTGCTGATGCAGAAATCAAGAAATATGGAGTGGTTGTACAAACATTTTTGTTTGACCTGAATGATAAAGACTCGTTCAACTTACAGGCTGAACAAATTCTGAAAGCGCACTTCAATGCAGTGATGCTTGCACCTTCTTTTATTGACGAAGCCAAGGTATTTATCAGCGAATGTAACAAACAGAAAATCCCTTATGCATTCATTGATTCGAGTGTTCCCGGCCAGAACAATCTTTGTTACATCGGTCCGCACCTGTTTCAAAGTGGTTATGTTGGTGCAAAACTGCTGACTTACCGTTTGAGAAAAGATTATAAAGTATTGGTTGTCAATATTTCGAAAGAAGCTGACAGTTATAATTATTTACAGATAGAAGAAGGATTCCGGTCTTATTTACGGGACCATAACCAGCCGAATGAAATTTTAAGGATTGATATTCATGATACAGATACGCTGTCGGTTGCCAGGGAATTAACACAATTATTACACGGCCACCAGGACATTGAAGCAATTTTCGTGACCAACTCACGCGTGTCCGCAGTAGCATCTTTTCTCAAAAACAGTAAACGGACAGATATATCATTAATCGGCTATGACTTTTTAAAAGAGAATATCAATTATCTCAACGAAGGATATATCGATTTCCTGATTTGCCACAAACCCGAAGAGCAAGGTTACAGGGGATTGATGGCACTTTACCAGACACTTGTGCTTGGTTCACCTGTCGAAAAAGTACATCTCATGCCAATTGATATTATCACCAAAGAAAACCAGGCATTCTATCAGAATTAA
- a CDS encoding arylsulfatase has protein sequence MKKNQFFTLITVLTAIFFQSNLSAQNPKAQRPNIIFILADDLGYGDVGFNGQKLIKTPNIDRLAREGVKFNQFYAGTSVCAPSRSSLLSGQHTGHTYIRGNKSVEPEGQEPIADSVVTVAEILKKAGYATAAFGKWGLGPVGSAGDPNKQGFDQFYGYNCQSLAHRYYPDHLWDNGKKVVLEANRNLIYNKQYAPDLIQKQALDFVDSRDGKQPFFLFLPYILPHAELIVPEDSIFQYYKGKFNEKPYKGQDYGPDATDGGYASQQYPHAAFAAMVSRLDLYVGQILAKLKEKGLDKNTLVIFTSDNGPHVEGGADPKFFNSSGGFQGVKRDLYEGGIREPFAARWPGVIKPGTNNDYVGAFWDILPTFAELAGAKSPSNIDGISFNSALTGKGTQQKHDYLYWEFHEQGGKQAVRQGNWKAIRLKAAGNPEGAVELYDLSKDPAETTNLTSKYPEKAKELGKIMNNAHVSSALFPFENTGTN, from the coding sequence ATGAAAAAAAACCAATTTTTTACCCTAATTACTGTTTTAACTGCAATTTTTTTTCAGTCTAATCTCTCAGCTCAGAATCCGAAAGCACAACGTCCGAATATTATTTTCATTTTAGCCGATGATCTCGGATATGGAGATGTTGGTTTTAATGGCCAGAAATTGATCAAAACACCAAATATTGATCGTTTGGCCAGGGAAGGTGTAAAATTCAATCAGTTTTATGCCGGAACCAGCGTATGTGCGCCTTCGCGTTCCTCACTTTTAAGCGGCCAGCATACCGGCCATACTTATATTCGGGGAAACAAAAGTGTTGAGCCGGAAGGGCAGGAGCCCATTGCAGATTCTGTTGTGACTGTTGCCGAAATCCTGAAAAAAGCAGGATATGCAACTGCAGCTTTCGGGAAATGGGGATTGGGCCCGGTTGGTTCGGCAGGAGATCCGAATAAACAGGGTTTTGACCAATTTTACGGATATAATTGCCAAAGCCTGGCGCACCGGTATTATCCGGACCACCTTTGGGATAATGGTAAAAAAGTGGTGTTGGAAGCTAACCGGAACCTGATTTATAACAAACAATATGCACCGGATCTGATCCAGAAACAGGCACTTGATTTCGTGGATTCCAGGGATGGTAAACAGCCTTTCTTTTTGTTTTTACCGTACATTTTACCACATGCCGAGCTGATCGTTCCGGAGGACAGTATCTTTCAGTATTACAAAGGTAAGTTTAACGAAAAACCATATAAAGGACAGGATTACGGGCCAGATGCAACCGATGGAGGTTATGCCTCCCAGCAATATCCGCATGCCGCGTTTGCCGCAATGGTTTCACGTTTAGATCTTTATGTTGGGCAGATATTAGCCAAACTGAAAGAAAAGGGGTTAGATAAAAACACGCTGGTCATTTTTACAAGTGATAACGGGCCGCATGTAGAAGGTGGTGCAGATCCGAAATTTTTCAACAGCAGCGGCGGTTTTCAGGGTGTGAAACGTGATTTGTATGAAGGCGGAATCCGTGAGCCCTTTGCTGCGCGATGGCCGGGCGTTATCAAACCAGGAACTAACAATGATTATGTAGGGGCGTTCTGGGACATATTGCCAACATTTGCAGAATTGGCAGGAGCAAAATCTCCTTCCAACATAGATGGTATTTCCTTTAATTCTGCACTTACCGGAAAAGGAACCCAGCAGAAGCATGATTATCTGTATTGGGAGTTTCACGAACAAGGCGGAAAACAGGCAGTCCGGCAGGGTAACTGGAAAGCAATAAGGCTGAAAGCGGCGGGAAATCCGGAAGGTGCGGTTGAGCTTTACGATCTGTCCAAAGACCCGGCTGAAACCACCAATTTAACTTCAAAATATCCGGAAAAAGCAAAGGAATTGGGAAAGATCATGAACAATGCTCATGTTTCTTCAGCACTGTTCCCTTTTGAGAATACCGGGACGAATTAA
- a CDS encoding GxxExxY protein, giving the protein MKHEDLTRQIISAAYIVYNSLGSGFLENVCENALFIELRLKGLYVEQQPNLPVFYIGLLINFGSSVEVKRKYRLYKSD; this is encoded by the coding sequence ATGAAACACGAAGACCTGACTCGTCAAATTATATCAGCTGCTTATATCGTATATAATTCTCTCGGTAGTGGATTTTTAGAAAATGTGTGTGAAAATGCTCTTTTCATAGAGTTACGATTAAAAGGCTTATATGTTGAACAGCAGCCTAATCTACCTGTATTTTACATTGGCCTGTTAATTAATTTTGGCTCTTCGGTGGAAGTGAAACGGAAATATCGTTTGTATAAGTCTGACTGA
- a CDS encoding GNAT family N-acetyltransferase has product MNEDILIQRLHSKSIQHFTELIYVFEDVFEMKNFVIPNQRYLVQLLNEKNFHVFIALQKNKVIGGLTAYTLPAYYSESPSVYIYDLAVKTEFQRQGIGKMLITNVNDYCKSIGVEEVFVQADLEDAHAIEFYRSTGGLSENVIHFTYPLN; this is encoded by the coding sequence ATGAATGAAGACATACTAATACAAAGACTTCACTCAAAAAGCATTCAGCATTTTACCGAACTCATTTATGTTTTCGAGGATGTTTTTGAAATGAAGAATTTTGTCATACCAAATCAGAGATATCTCGTGCAATTACTTAACGAGAAGAACTTCCATGTTTTTATAGCCTTGCAAAAAAATAAAGTAATAGGGGGTTTAACCGCTTATACTTTGCCCGCTTATTATTCAGAATCTCCGTCGGTATATATTTATGATCTGGCTGTTAAAACCGAATTCCAGAGACAAGGAATTGGTAAAATGCTTATTACAAATGTCAATGATTATTGCAAATCAATCGGCGTTGAAGAGGTCTTTGTCCAGGCTGATCTGGAAGACGCTCATGCCATAGAATTTTATAGATCTACCGGCGGTTTATCCGAAAATGTAATTCATTTCACCTATCCGCTCAATTAG
- a CDS encoding SRPBCC domain-containing protein codes for MKSSLLMNFSVDKENKKIKVEREFAAPIANVWSAWTESQILDKWWAPKPWKARTKSMDFREGGYWLYAMVGPEGEEHWARADYQSITPLKSYSALDAFCDENGNINTTQPRSTWTNKFSEVSNSTIVSIELQFDKLSDLETTMEMGFKEGFTAGMENLDELLQQG; via the coding sequence ATGAAAAGTAGCCTGTTAATGAATTTTTCCGTAGACAAGGAAAACAAAAAGATCAAAGTAGAAAGAGAATTTGCTGCACCAATTGCAAATGTATGGTCTGCCTGGACAGAAAGCCAGATTCTGGACAAATGGTGGGCGCCAAAACCATGGAAGGCCAGAACCAAATCAATGGATTTCCGGGAAGGTGGTTATTGGCTTTATGCAATGGTCGGGCCGGAAGGAGAAGAACATTGGGCAAGAGCTGATTACCAATCCATTACACCGTTAAAAAGTTACTCTGCACTGGATGCTTTTTGTGATGAAAATGGAAATATCAACACCACCCAGCCCAGATCGACCTGGACTAATAAATTCTCCGAAGTATCAAATTCAACAATAGTATCTATTGAGTTACAATTCGACAAGCTTTCAGATCTGGAAACAACGATGGAAATGGGCTTTAAAGAAGGATTTACTGCCGGAATGGAAAATCTGGATGAATTGCTTCAGCAAGGATAA
- a CDS encoding helix-turn-helix transcriptional regulator, giving the protein MKGDIFQAIADPTRRAILVLIAAQSMTPNALAEHFDTTRQAVSKHIKVLADCQLLTQDKAGREIYYHFNAAKMKEVDHWLEQFKKHWEDRFTQLDQVLINLNSNKDEK; this is encoded by the coding sequence ATGAAAGGAGATATTTTTCAAGCCATTGCCGACCCGACGAGAAGAGCAATTTTAGTATTGATTGCCGCTCAGTCGATGACGCCTAATGCCTTGGCTGAACATTTTGACACAACCAGACAAGCAGTCTCCAAGCACATTAAAGTGCTAGCTGATTGTCAGTTACTCACCCAGGATAAGGCCGGACGGGAGATCTATTATCATTTTAATGCTGCAAAAATGAAAGAAGTGGATCATTGGCTCGAACAATTTAAGAAACATTGGGAAGATCGTTTTACTCAACTGGATCAAGTATTAATCAACCTAAATTCTAATAAAGATGAAAAGTAG
- a CDS encoding alpha/beta fold hydrolase produces MIKPGFESGYASVNGLQLYYEIHGSGQIPLVLLHGGGSTIDTTFGQILPLLANHRKIIAVELQAHGHSGDRKNALTFEQDADDVAALLAHLKIKKADFLGFSNGGSTVLQMGIRHDGIVHKLIAVSAIYKRNGMIPGFFESMQNASLENMPQPLQDAYLKVARDPKQLQVMHDKDRDRMINFNDWPESDLQSIQAPTLIINASQDVVLPEHALEISCKIPNAELMILPGVHGAFLGEICTAIKGSKVPELLIEVLDEWLGK; encoded by the coding sequence ATGATAAAGCCGGGATTTGAGAGTGGTTATGCATCGGTCAATGGATTACAATTGTATTATGAAATTCATGGAAGCGGACAAATTCCCTTAGTTCTGCTACATGGCGGCGGCTCTACCATAGACACTACTTTTGGACAAATACTTCCATTGCTGGCAAATCACCGAAAAATTATTGCCGTAGAATTACAGGCGCACGGGCATTCCGGCGATCGTAAAAATGCACTTACCTTTGAACAGGATGCCGACGATGTAGCGGCATTACTTGCACATCTAAAAATTAAAAAAGCTGATTTCCTGGGTTTTAGTAATGGTGGCAGTACTGTTTTGCAGATGGGAATCAGGCATGACGGAATAGTTCATAAGCTGATCGCAGTTTCTGCTATTTATAAAAGAAACGGGATGATCCCCGGGTTTTTTGAAAGTATGCAAAACGCATCTCTCGAAAATATGCCTCAACCTCTGCAGGATGCTTATCTCAAAGTAGCACGCGACCCAAAACAATTACAGGTAATGCACGACAAAGACCGTGACCGCATGATTAACTTCAATGACTGGCCCGAAAGCGACCTTCAATCCATTCAAGCTCCTACCCTGATTATAAATGCTTCACAAGATGTGGTTTTACCCGAACACGCTCTTGAAATATCCTGCAAAATACCAAATGCAGAACTAATGATTTTGCCCGGAGTGCATGGCGCTTTTCTTGGGGAGATTTGTACCGCGATAAAAGGAAGTAAGGTTCCGGAACTGCTGATTGAGGTTTTGGATGAGTGGCTTGGGAAGTAA
- a CDS encoding SRPBCC family protein, whose translation MQTHEKTVITVKTTVNAPVEKVWESWTSPEHITKWCNASDDWHTTKAENDLRKGGKFLSRMEAKDGSMGFDFGGIYDEVIENKLITYTLDDNRKVQIAFAGEGNQTSVTESFEAENANPIEMQKGGWQGIIDNFKAYTERV comes from the coding sequence ATGCAAACACATGAAAAAACAGTCATCACGGTTAAAACAACTGTGAATGCACCAGTAGAAAAAGTATGGGAAAGCTGGACAAGCCCGGAGCATATTACAAAATGGTGCAATGCCTCAGACGATTGGCATACTACAAAAGCCGAAAACGATTTGCGTAAAGGTGGAAAATTTCTGTCACGTATGGAAGCAAAAGACGGTAGTATGGGATTTGACTTCGGAGGTATTTATGATGAAGTGATTGAAAATAAATTAATTACCTACACGCTTGATGATAACAGGAAAGTACAGATAGCCTTTGCAGGTGAAGGAAACCAAACGTCAGTTACCGAAAGTTTTGAAGCGGAAAACGCAAATCCAATCGAAATGCAAAAAGGTGGGTGGCAGGGAATCATAGATAATTTTAAAGCTTATACCGAACGTGTTTAA